DNA from Arthrobacter sp. FW305-BF8:
TCCGCCGCACCGCCGTGACCATGCTGGAATCTGTGGGCATCTCCGTGGAGTTCAGCCACCACGAGGCCGGCCCGGGCCAGAACGAAATCGACCTGCGCTACGCCGACGCCCTGCAGACGGCGGACAACATCATGACCTTCCGGACCGTCATCAAAGAGGTCGCGCTGCAGCAGGGCACCTACGCCACCTTCATGCCCAAGCCCTTCACGGCCCACCCGGGTTCTGGTATGCACACGCACTTCTCGCTCTTCGAGGGTGACACCAACGCCTTCTTCGAGGCAGGTGCGGAGTTCCAGCTCTCCAAGACGGCGCGCCAGTTCATTGCCGGCATCCTCAAGCACGCCCCCGAACTCACCGCGGTCACCAACCAGTTCGTGAATTCCTACAAGCGCCTCTGGGGCGGGGGAGAGGCGCCCAGCTACCTGAGCTGGGGGCACAACAACCGCTCCGCCCTGGTCCGCGTCCCGCTGTACAAGCCGGGCAAGGGGCAGTCAGCCCGGATCGAATACCGCGGCATCGACTCGGCCGCCAACCCCTACCTTGCCTACGCCGTGCTCCTGGGCGCGGGGCTGAAGGGCATCGAGGGAGGCTACGAACTGCCCGCCGCGGCCGAGGACGACATCTGGTCGCTGAGCTCCGCCGAGCGCCGGGCGATGGGCCACGACCCCCTTCCCGCCAGCCTGCATGACGCCATCCGTGCCATGGAGGACTCGGAACTGATGCCGCAGATCCTGGGCGAGCAGGTCTTCGAGCACTTCCTGCGCAACAAGCGGGCGGAGTGGCAGGACTACCGCCTGCAGGTGACCCCCTATGAGCTGCAGCGCAACCTCGCCATCCTCTAGGCGGCTGCGATGAGCTTGGCCCGCCGGCTCATTACCGCCGGCTTCAGCGACCTCGAGAAGGGCGAACGGTTCCTTGCCGCCCCCGAGCTGGAGGGCATTGACCAGGACATCCTGTTTGCCGGCCTGCAGCTGGCGGCGAACCCGGACGCCGCGCTGCAGTCCCTGGTCCGGCTGATCGAGAAGCACCCGGACCTGCGGAAGCTGGCAGCGGCGGACACGGAGGTGAGCGAACCGCTCTACCGGGTCCTGGGCGCCAGCGAGGCGCTTGGCGAATTTCTTATCCGGCACCCGGAGCACCTCGATGCGTTCAGCGTGACCGCAAGCCCGGAACCGCTCCAGGCCGATCCGGCGGAGCTGCGTGCCCAGCTGCTCAGGTCGGTACGCGCCGACCCCACCGCGGCCCGGCCGGTGGCGGGCATCTCGGGCCCGGAGGCTTACGTGGCACTGCGCACCGCCTACCGCAGGGGCGTGGTGGACCTCGCCGTCAAGGACCTGTGCGCCGCAGACCCGCTGGACTTCATGCCCGCCGTCGGAGCCGAACTCGCGGATCTGGCAGGAGCGGCCATCGAGGCCGCCCTTGCGGTCTCCCGCGCCGAAGCAGCGGGAAAGTTCGACGCCGGGGAGGTCGCCGACGTCGCGCTGTCAGTAATCGGGATGGGCAAGTGCGGAGCCCGAGAACTGAACTACATCTCCGACGTCGATGTCATCTACGTGGTGGAGTCCGGCGGGCTGGACGACGCCCGGGCCAGCACCATCGGCACGGCGCTGGCGTCCGGCATCTCGCGTGCCATATCCTCCCCGGCCCGCGAACCCGGGCTGTGGGAAGTTGACGCCAACCTCCGCCCGGAAGGAAAGTCCGGGCCGCTGGTCCGGACACTGGCTTCGCACCAGAGCTACTACGCCCGCTGGGCGGAGAGCTGGGAATTCCAGGCGCTCCTGAAGGCGCGGACCATCGCTGGCGACGCCGAGCTCGGCGCCCGCTACGAGGAGGCCGTATCGCCGCTCGTGTGGACCTCGGCGAACCGCGACGGATTCGTTGAATCCGTGCAGGCCATGCGCCGCCGGGTCACCGAACACATCCCGCCAGCCGAGGAACAGCGGCAGATCAAGCTGGGCCGCGGCGGGCTGCGCGACGTCGAATTCACCGTCCAGCTCCTCCAGCTCGTCCACGGCAAGTCGGATGAGTCCCTCCGGCGCCGCGACACGACGTCGGCCATCGCCGCATTGTCGACCGGGGGCTACATCGGCCGGGCGGACGCAGCGGCCTTCGACCACGCCTACCGGTACCTGCGCCTGCTCGAACACCGCATCCAGCTGTTCCAGCTGCGCCGCACGCACCTCATGCCGGTCAAGGAGGAGCCCCTCCGCACGCTGGCCAAGGCGGTGCTCGGGCCCTTCTCCACGGACCGGCCGCACCCTGACGCCCTGCTGGCAGCGTGGCAACGGACAAAACGCTCGGTCCGGGAACTCCACGACCGGATCTTCTACCGTCCGCTCCTGAACACGGCTGCCAAGCTGAGCAGCGAGGAAGCGCGCCTGACGCCGGAGGCGGCACAGGGCAGGCTCGCGGCGCTCGGTTACCGGGACCCCCAGGGCGCACTCCGCCACATTGAGGCACTGACGGCCGGGGTCAGCCGGCGCGCGGCCCTGCAGCGGCAGCTGCTGCCCATCCTCCTGGGCTGGCTGGCAGAAGGCGTGGACCCTGACGCCGGGCTGCTTGCCTTCCGCAGGATCAGCGAGTCGCTCGGCACCACGCACTGGTACCTCGGTATGCTCCGCGATTCTGCCGCGGCGGCCGAGCGGCTGTGCCACATGCTGTCCAACTCCCGCCTCATCGCCGACCTCCTGGAAGTGTCGCCGGAATCGGTGTCCTGGCTGGGGACGGACAAGGAACTGGCGCCACTCAGCTTTGAGGCGCAGTGGCAGGAAATCACCTCCAAAATGTCCCGGCACTCGGACCCGGAAAGCGCCATGCGCCTCATCCGGCTCATCCGCCGGCGTGAAATCCTGCGGATCGCTATCGCGGACAGCGCCGGCCTGCTCGGCCAGGACCAGGTGGGGGAGGCGCTGGCAGAGACGGACCGGGCCGCCATCCTCGGTGCCCTGCGGGTCGCGGAAAACATTGTCTCCGCCACTGGTCCGCTGAAGACAGCTGTGCTGGTGGTGGCCATGGGCCGGCAGGGCGGGCTGGAAATCGGCTACGGGTCCGACGCCGACGTCCTGTACGTCCACCGGGCGCTGCCCGGAGCCTCGGACGATGAAGCACAGCAGCAGGCCGCGAAGATCGTGGGCCATCTTTCCAGCCTTCTGACGCAGCCGCTCAAACCGGCGATCATGGCCGAGCGGGTCCTCGCCGTCGACGCCGATCTTCGTCCCGAGGGCAAGAACGGGGCCATGGTGCGGTCCCTGGAGTCCTACGGCGAGTACTACCGCCGCTGGTCGCTCATCTGGGAGGCGCAGGCACTGCTCCGTGCCCGGCCGATCGCCGGTGACGACGGGCTCGCGGCGGACTTCGTGAAGCTGATTGATCCCCTCCGCTACCCGGCCGCGGTCTCCGACGCGGACGTCCGGGAGATACGCCGCATCAAAGCGCGGGTGGAATCCGAACGGTTGCCCCGCGGCGCTGACCCTGCCAGGCACCTCAAGCTGGGACGCGGCGGGCTGAGCGACGTGGAATGGCTTGTCCAGCTGCTGCAGCTCCGGCACGCCGGAAGCCACCCCGAACTGCGCACCACGTCCACCCTGAAGGCCCTGCAGGCGGCGGCCTCGCTGGGGCTGCTGGACAAGGAAGACGCCGGCCTGCTGGCCGACGCCTGGCAGCTCGCCAGCCGGATCCGTTCCGCGAACGTGATCTGGACGGGCCGCGCGTCGGATCTGCTGCCCTCCTCCCGGCGCGACCTGGAGGCCGTGGCCAGATGGTGCGGCTACGAGGAAGGGATGGCCACAGCGTTCGAGGAGGACTACCTGCGGGTGAGCAGACGGGCCCGTGCGGTGTTTGAGAAAGTCTTCTACGGCCACTGAACCGGTGCTAGGTTTGGGCGCATGGCTACCCAAATCTTCATGAACCTGCCTGTCCGGGACCTCGAGCGGTCCGTGCAGTTCTTCACTGCGCTGGGTTTCAAGTTCAACCAGGACTACACGGATGAGAACGCCACCTGCATGGTGATCAACGACGACGCCTTCGTCATGCTCCTCGTGGAGAAGTTCTTCAAGACGTTCACCGCCAAAGAGATCGTGGACGCAACCTCGGCCACCGAGGCCATCATGGCCTTCTCGGTGGATAGCCGGGAAGAAGTGGACCAGATGGTGGGCAAGGCCCTGGCCGCCGGCGGATCCGAGTCCCAGCCGGTGCAGGATTACGGCTTCATGTACAGTCACAGCTTCCAGGATCCGGACGGGCACCTGTGGGAGGCCATCTGGATGGATCCGGCGGGTCCGCCCGCCGACGGGGCGGCACCTGCTTCCTGACGGACCATGAGGCCGGACGTATGGCTCATTCCGTTGCGGGATCTGGATGCCGATGCCCGGGCCATCCAACTGGGTGCGGTGGCGGAACTGGAACTCGCCCCGGGCCAGCAGGAGTTTGTCGGCGACCCCCTGCGCATGATGTTGGCCGGGCTCGAGGACGGGTCCCGCAGGCCCTATGTCATCGAAGCTGGCGGCCGGGCTGCCGGGGTGCTGACGCTGCAGTCGGGGGCGGCCGGGCTGGCGGGCTGGCCCGACGACGACTCCGCCTGGCTGCTTCGAGGGTTCCTGATCGACAGGCGGCGGCAGGGCCAGGGCCTGGGCCAGGCGGCAGCCGCAGCGGCTGTGGCGACCGCCGCCAAACTTACGGCCAGGCTGGGAGGCGGCCAGGCCGGCGTCGTGCTTTCAGTCAACGAACACAACCCAGCCGGGCAGGGAGCTTACCTGAAGGCGGGTTTTGCGGACAAAGGCGTCTATCTGGGCCGCGAGGCCGCCCCGCAGCGGACCATGTACGCAGCCTTCTGAGCGCTGGTCCCGCACCGAAACACCGCCGGACCGTTGCGCCGGCACGGGTGCGTGCCTACGCTGTGTCTTGGCAGTGCACTTCAAACCTTGTTGGGGGGAAGGCTTGAAAGGGTCTTCGTCTCGGAGGCACTCGCCGGAACAGGCTGGCTCCCGGTCTCAGCACGTCGGGGGCCAGCTTCCGGCGCCCCGGCAGCGGCAGGATCTGGCACGGCAGGACGCCGACCATGCCCGGGCGCGAGCCAAGGGCGGCCGTGCCAGGAGGCTCAGGAGGGCCGAGCTGCTGCTCATCGGGGCGGGGGTGGCCGCGACGCTCGTTGCGGCGGCGTACCAGTATGCCGGGATCAGGAGCACTTTGGAAAGCAGCACGGCGTCCTCCCTCTATGCCCAGCAGCAGGAGATCGACAGGATCTTCGTGGACAATGTTGACCTGCAGCCGTACTTCTGGCGCCGTCAGGAACTGCCGGACGCCGCAGCGGTCGCGGATCCCGCGGCGAAGCGGGCGGCACAGCAGCTGGCGGGCCGGGCCGAAGCGACGGCCCACCGGATCCTGGACCACTTCGCTCACCTGAAGTACCAGATGGGAACGCAGGCCTTCACCTCCGAACGGGCGGACTGGGAAGCGTACATCCGGCGGAGCTTCGCGGACTCCCTCATTCTGTGCCGCGCGCTGCGGGATGACCGGGAAGCCTTCGGGGGCACGGGTGCAGACTCGTTGTGGGGACGGTACGCGGAGGAACCCTGCGCCGGTACCTGACCGGGAACGGTGCGTGACCGGAAACGGGTACGTGGCCGGAAACGGCCAAGGGCGGCCACCGGTCAGTAACCGGTGGCCGCCCTTGGCGGTGTCAGGGGGTGTCGCCCTGGGGTCAAACTCGTCAGACTAGACGCCGTAGTAGAGCTCGAACTCGTAGGGGTTCGGGCGCAGGGACAGCGGGCGGATCTCGTTCTCGTACTTGTACTCGATCCAGGTGTCGATCAGGTCCTGGGTGAACACGCCGCCGGCCTGCAGGAACTCGTTGTCCTCGGCCAGTGCCTGCAGAGCTTCCTCCAGGGTGCCCGGAGCCTTGGGGATGTCCTTGGCTTCCTCGGCGGGGAGCTCGTAGAGGTCCTTGTCGATCGGAGCCGGGGGCTCGATGCGGTTGCGGATGCCGTCGATGCCGGCCATCAGCTGGGCAGCGAAGGCCAGGTACGGGTTGGAGGAGGGGTCCGGGGCGCGGAACTCGATGCGCTTGGCCTTCGGGTTGGAGCCCGTGATCGGGATACGGATACCGGCGGAGCGGTTGCCCTGCGAGTAGACCATGTTGACCGGGGCTTCGAAGCCCTTGACCAGGCGGCGGTAGGAGTTGACCGTCGGGTTGGTGAACGCGAGGACGGCGTCGGCGTGCTTCAGCAGGCCGCCGATGTACCAGCGTGCGGTGTCGGACAGGCCGGCGTAGCCCTTCTCGTCGTAGAACAGGGGATCGCCATTGCTCCACAGCGACTGGTGGCAGTGCATGCCCGAGCCGTTGTCACCGAAGACCGGCTTCGGCATGAAGGTGACGGACTTGCCCCAGGCGTCGGCGGTGTTCTTGATGACGTACTTGAACTTCTGCAGATCATCAGCCGCGTGGGTCAGCGTGGTGAACTTGTAGTTGATCTCGGCCTGGCCGGCGGAGCCAACTTCGTGGTGGCTGCGCTCGACCTCGAGGCCGGCTTCGTCCAGGGCAACACACATGGCGTCGCGCAGGTCGGCCTGCTTGTCGGTCGGGGAAACCGGGAAGTAACCGCCCTTGATGGGGGTCTTGTAGCCCAGGTTGCCGCCTTCTTCCTCGCGGCCGGTGTTCCAGTGTGCTTCTTCGGAGTCGATCTTGTAGAAGCTGCCCTCGGGGGAGGACTGGTACTGGACGTTGTCGAACACGAAGAACTCGGCTTCGGGAGCGAAGAACGCGGTGTCGGCGATGCCGGTGGAGGCGAGGTAGGCTTCAGCCTTCTCTGCCACCCCGCGCGGGTCGCGGTGGTAGGGGTCGCCCGTGCGGGGGTTCACGATGGAGAAGTTCAGCGCAAGGGTCTTCTCCATGCGGAACGTGTCCAGGAACGCGGTGGTGACGTCCGGGATGAGCTGCATGTCAGACTCGGCGATGCCCTGGAAGCCGCGGATGGAGGAACCATCGAAGAGCTGGCCGTTGACGAAGAAGTCGGCGTCCACGCTCTTGGCGGGCACGTTGAAGTGCTGCTGAACGCCCGGGAGGTCGGTGAAGCGGATATCGATAAACCGAATGTCTTCATCTTTGATGAACTTGAGGACTTCGTCCGCAGTCTTGAACATCTATGCTCCTTACGCATATGTAATAACTGGCTATAGAGCCAAGTGGTCCAGCGCAATCCAATGGGCGGAAACACAAAAGTGCCCCGCTCCAGGTTCGCTAGCAACTGGTACCACCCTAGGGATTCGGGATTTCCCGTCCGTGTCCGCTTTGTTTCCGGCAGGTTACAGAACCTGCTGATATGTAAACGCTATACCGTGTCCACACTGTGGTCCACGCCTATCCAGAGTGTGAACGTCCGAGGGGCTGCCCGCGGCTCGGTAAACTTGGACGGTGGTAGATCGCAAAGACATCGGTTCGTGGCTCAGCGGGCCGGACACTTCCGGCATTTCCAAGTACCCGGGAGAACGCCTGGGCTTCCCCGAGACGGGCCCCGGATCCATGGCCCGCGCCGGCAGGCGCATCCTGGCGATCACCATCGACTGGACCATCGCGCTGCTGATCAGCAACGTGTTCCTCGCCGGCAATTCCATGGCCACGCTTGCCGTCTTTGCCGCTGAGCAGATCCTGCTGATCGGGACCCTGGGCTACAGCATCGGGCACCGGGCGATGGGCATCCAGGTGGTGAAGCCGGACGGCTCAGCGGCCGGCCCGCTGGCCGCGCTGGTCCGCACCGTCCTGCTCTGCCTGGTGATCCCGGCGGTCATCTTCGATCCCGACCAGCGCGGACTCCATGACAAGGCCCTGAACACCGTCCTCGTCCGCAGGTA
Protein-coding regions in this window:
- the glnA gene encoding type I glutamate--ammonia ligase, whose amino-acid sequence is MDRQQEFVLRTIEERDVRFVRLWFTDVVGSLKSVALAPAEVEGAFDEGLGFDGSAIEGLARVFESDMLAQPDPSTFQILPWRGETEQTSRMFCDILTPDGEPSAADPRNVLKRTLAKAADMGFTCYTHPEIEFYLLKSQEPGPDGSPIPVDEGGYFDHVPGGVAQDFRRTAVTMLESVGISVEFSHHEAGPGQNEIDLRYADALQTADNIMTFRTVIKEVALQQGTYATFMPKPFTAHPGSGMHTHFSLFEGDTNAFFEAGAEFQLSKTARQFIAGILKHAPELTAVTNQFVNSYKRLWGGGEAPSYLSWGHNNRSALVRVPLYKPGKGQSARIEYRGIDSAANPYLAYAVLLGAGLKGIEGGYELPAAAEDDIWSLSSAERRAMGHDPLPASLHDAIRAMEDSELMPQILGEQVFEHFLRNKRAEWQDYRLQVTPYELQRNLAIL
- a CDS encoding bifunctional [glutamine synthetase] adenylyltransferase/[glutamine synthetase]-adenylyl-L-tyrosine phosphorylase, which produces MSLARRLITAGFSDLEKGERFLAAPELEGIDQDILFAGLQLAANPDAALQSLVRLIEKHPDLRKLAAADTEVSEPLYRVLGASEALGEFLIRHPEHLDAFSVTASPEPLQADPAELRAQLLRSVRADPTAARPVAGISGPEAYVALRTAYRRGVVDLAVKDLCAADPLDFMPAVGAELADLAGAAIEAALAVSRAEAAGKFDAGEVADVALSVIGMGKCGARELNYISDVDVIYVVESGGLDDARASTIGTALASGISRAISSPAREPGLWEVDANLRPEGKSGPLVRTLASHQSYYARWAESWEFQALLKARTIAGDAELGARYEEAVSPLVWTSANRDGFVESVQAMRRRVTEHIPPAEEQRQIKLGRGGLRDVEFTVQLLQLVHGKSDESLRRRDTTSAIAALSTGGYIGRADAAAFDHAYRYLRLLEHRIQLFQLRRTHLMPVKEEPLRTLAKAVLGPFSTDRPHPDALLAAWQRTKRSVRELHDRIFYRPLLNTAAKLSSEEARLTPEAAQGRLAALGYRDPQGALRHIEALTAGVSRRAALQRQLLPILLGWLAEGVDPDAGLLAFRRISESLGTTHWYLGMLRDSAAAAERLCHMLSNSRLIADLLEVSPESVSWLGTDKELAPLSFEAQWQEITSKMSRHSDPESAMRLIRLIRRREILRIAIADSAGLLGQDQVGEALAETDRAAILGALRVAENIVSATGPLKTAVLVVAMGRQGGLEIGYGSDADVLYVHRALPGASDDEAQQQAAKIVGHLSSLLTQPLKPAIMAERVLAVDADLRPEGKNGAMVRSLESYGEYYRRWSLIWEAQALLRARPIAGDDGLAADFVKLIDPLRYPAAVSDADVREIRRIKARVESERLPRGADPARHLKLGRGGLSDVEWLVQLLQLRHAGSHPELRTTSTLKALQAAASLGLLDKEDAGLLADAWQLASRIRSANVIWTGRASDLLPSSRRDLEAVARWCGYEEGMATAFEEDYLRVSRRARAVFEKVFYGH
- a CDS encoding VOC family protein, coding for MATQIFMNLPVRDLERSVQFFTALGFKFNQDYTDENATCMVINDDAFVMLLVEKFFKTFTAKEIVDATSATEAIMAFSVDSREEVDQMVGKALAAGGSESQPVQDYGFMYSHSFQDPDGHLWEAIWMDPAGPPADGAAPAS
- a CDS encoding GNAT family N-acetyltransferase; translated protein: MRPDVWLIPLRDLDADARAIQLGAVAELELAPGQQEFVGDPLRMMLAGLEDGSRRPYVIEAGGRAAGVLTLQSGAAGLAGWPDDDSAWLLRGFLIDRRRQGQGLGQAAAAAAVATAAKLTARLGGGQAGVVLSVNEHNPAGQGAYLKAGFADKGVYLGREAAPQRTMYAAF
- the glnA gene encoding type I glutamate--ammonia ligase; the encoded protein is MFKTADEVLKFIKDEDIRFIDIRFTDLPGVQQHFNVPAKSVDADFFVNGQLFDGSSIRGFQGIAESDMQLIPDVTTAFLDTFRMEKTLALNFSIVNPRTGDPYHRDPRGVAEKAEAYLASTGIADTAFFAPEAEFFVFDNVQYQSSPEGSFYKIDSEEAHWNTGREEEGGNLGYKTPIKGGYFPVSPTDKQADLRDAMCVALDEAGLEVERSHHEVGSAGQAEINYKFTTLTHAADDLQKFKYVIKNTADAWGKSVTFMPKPVFGDNGSGMHCHQSLWSNGDPLFYDEKGYAGLSDTARWYIGGLLKHADAVLAFTNPTVNSYRRLVKGFEAPVNMVYSQGNRSAGIRIPITGSNPKAKRIEFRAPDPSSNPYLAFAAQLMAGIDGIRNRIEPPAPIDKDLYELPAEEAKDIPKAPGTLEEALQALAEDNEFLQAGGVFTQDLIDTWIEYKYENEIRPLSLRPNPYEFELYYGV
- a CDS encoding RDD family protein, with translation MVDRKDIGSWLSGPDTSGISKYPGERLGFPETGPGSMARAGRRILAITIDWTIALLISNVFLAGNSMATLAVFAAEQILLIGTLGYSIGHRAMGIQVVKPDGSAAGPLAALVRTVLLCLVIPAVIFDPDQRGLHDKALNTVLVRR